A single Anopheles arabiensis isolate DONGOLA chromosome 2, AaraD3, whole genome shotgun sequence DNA region contains:
- the LOC120897144 gene encoding 26S proteasome regulatory subunit 6B — MIDAEMVIPDKDESDTRTMKDVVNPLEEPLEEDLYIKYKKLQKMLEFLEVQEEYIKDEQRNLKKEYLHAQEEVKRIQSVPLVIGQFLEAVDQNTGIVGSTTGSNYYVRILSTIDRELLKPSASVALHKHSNALVDVLPPEADSSISMLNADEKPDVQYSDIGGMDMQKQEIREAVELPLTHFELYKQIGIDPPRGVLMYGPPGCGKTMLAKAVAHHTTAAFIRVVGSEFVQKYLGEGPRMVRDVFRLAKENSPAIIFIDEIDAIATKRFDAQTGADREVQRILLELLNQMDGFDQTTNVKVIMATNRADTLDPALLRPGRLDRKIEFPLPDRRQKRLIFSTITAKMNLSEDVDLEDFVARPDKISGADINAICQEAGMHAVRENRYIVLAKDFEKGYKNNIKKDETEHEFYK, encoded by the exons atgaTTGACGCCGAGATGGTTATTCCTGATAAG GACGAGTCCGACACGCGAACAATGAAGGACGTTGTGAACCCGCTGGAAGaaccgctggaggaggatctTTACATAAAATACAAG AAGCTGCAAAAGATGCTCGAGTTCCTGGAGGTGCAGGAAGAGTACATCAAGGATGAGCAGCGCAACCTGAAGAAGGAGTACCTGCACGCGCAGGAAGAGGTGAAGCGCATCCAGTCGGTGCCGCTCGTAATTGGCCAGTTCCTGGAGGCGGTCGATCAGAACACCGGTATCGTCGGTTCGACCACCGGGTCCAACTACTACGTGCGCATTCTCTCCACCATTGACCGGGAGCTGCTGAAGCCGTCGGCCAGTGTCGCCCTGCACAAGCACAGCAATGCGCTGGTGGACGTTCTGCCACCGGAGGCGGACAGCTCCATCTCGATGCTGAATGCGGACGAAAAGCCGGACGTGCAGTACTCGGACATTGGTGGCATGGACATGCAGAAGCAGGAAATCCGCGAAGCCGTCGAACTGCCGCTGACACACTTCGAGCTGTACAAGCAGATCGGTATTGACCCACCGCGCGGTGTACTGATGTACGGACCGCCCGGTTGCGGCAAGACAATGTTGGCGAAGGCGGTCGCTCACCACACAACAGCTGCCTTCATTCG TGTGGTCGGTTCCGAGTTCGTGCAGAAGTATCTCGGCGAAGGGCCGCGCATGGTGCGCGATGTGTTCCGCCTCGCGAAGGAAAACTCGCCCGCCATCATCTTCATCGACGAAATTGATGCGATCGCGACGAAGCGTTTCGATGCGCAGACCGGTGCCGATCGGGAGGTGCAGCGTATTCTGCTCGAGCTGCTCAACCAGATGGATGGGTTCGATCAGACGACGAACGTGAAGGTGATCATGGCCACTAATCGGGCCGATACGCTCGATCCGGCCCTGCTGCGTCCGGGTCGTCTCGATCGTAAGATTGAGTTCCCGCTGCCCGACCGGCGACAGAAGCGACTGATCTTCTCGACCATCACGGCGAAGATGAACCTGTCGGAGGATGTCGACCTGGAAGACTTTGTCGCCCGGCCGGACAAGATCTCCGGGGCGGACATTAACGCCATCTGCCAGGAGGCGGGTATGCACGCGGTGCGTGAAAACCGATACATTGTGCTGGCGAAGGACTTCGAGAAGGGTTACAAGAACAACATCAAGAAGGATGAAACGGAGCACGAGTTCTACAAGTAG
- the LOC120897143 gene encoding serine/threonine-protein kinase par-1 has translation MGEYGTLDTNTITSSSSASSVTSILMPMPMSMAAAAAAPPTSSSSSSSAAAMSVSAAGKPSPSCPSSTGAAPSVAMVLAAAAAAATANNTTTNQMPCNHVQTSTSSSSVESDSYHFYHHKTAGPNGGSNGVGAGPGSASASHHGTGGGGGVSKGSGRAGTGHEPASSSGMPRPSAVSGSNGGAGNGGGGSGQRVKCKDPIRVGFYEIEKTIGKGNFAVVKLARHRITKNEVAIKIIDKSQLDPGNLQKVYREVEIMKRLDHPHVIKLYQVMETQSMIYIVSEYASQGEIFDYIAKYGRLNERAARNKFWQILSAVEYCHNKGIVHRDLKAENLLLDSKMDIKIADFGFSNFYKKGELLATWCGSPPYAAPEVFEGKRYTGPEIDIWSLGVVLYVLVCGALPFDGSSLQSLRDRVLSGRFRIPFFMSSDCESLIRKMLVLDPSRRFSIDQIKRHRWMMVEIIDTPKISSIVINGSVSEVSALETEPNEQILKIMQNLGIDILKTRESLKLHSYDHYTAFYLLLLERLKSRTVSHENATTVAGCIGGGKSGMHESQRRRPSNVAEQAMRKLAISAQHKSDQPSSSPKHQQVSSGLNNHSSETLHGLLSAAQQVGSGVSPALPAMAPGMMLLRDTSIREQQPVLKDSSYFRGVSYTSSSGFTDASLYQLASLRERDCSSTYLTGTVGLLPSSLSSNVAGTLAAAAAGASSSSARESNSIVLRESGILSSRISSSRLLSSNIDKRILQQSTEDCRRLLQQARPVSMGESNRYTKPPSHSPVNSDLHQTASPQPPSQSSPAQSSAVPQSQRYSDPLNGFSKDYLTSASSNAETSITVPPFKDYLNNMQTYSYLQHYEPNLTVASSVASGHTPPPATSITAQYSSSTDEGCETDLGDEDVQQSIDKSIQRLNSFASSSSSSGVVTNIHPKSLSQNLSCDSSRSNFSTFESLDLNLSDCAELAGSLPSCTATTEAYESVAKDEATFRAVTSAACINQPQCVYAMSDKVVSSFLRANTVYQDVHNGDHRSITRSPVDFREGRRASDGLVTQGLVHASDHPLNSPVAFNSQRLNETCKAKGVLELHLLQKEAAQLKVKYQANVPQDEINVRQLQHSQFRVNPLDGLLLKPLSGSAHGSACLDPASGGTATGYYNKVADYVALSLGVKGGCAGSAGGQPEPALGKLEAEQLLLRAGVARSDQLSAAAVQQLQQKPPLQQQLMQHRLLQQKRQILQKQGAMEAGLSRRQMLRQHSYKIAQQTQILPPLPYGEMGEPGDGPAGGYPTLQSVRETAILETEPGQTLKEQLELYTHLQAHHSHMHHQQQQHQQQQHGLGAGSHLGADRGALCSWNTLPSSMKTCQISDGAPATDSPWNVAALYHQNVPPAGPLYSPSHWITPHTSSIQHSMQLPLSESPIPELAEQMESI, from the exons ATGGGCGAATATGGCACACTGGACACGAACACCATtaccagcagtagcagtgcgTCCTCCGTTACGTCAATTCTGATGCCGATGCCAATGtcgatggcagcagcagcagcagccccacccacctcctcctcttcctcctcttccgcGGCAGCAATGTCGGTGTCTGCCGCGGGCAAACCGTCGCCCTCCTGTCCCTCCTCGACCGGGGCGGCTCCGTCCGTCGCGATGGTACtggcggcagcggccgccgcAGCGACAGCCAACAACACTACAACGAACCAAATGCCGTGCAATCACGTCCAAACGTCCACCTCCTCGTCGTCGGTGGAATCTGACAGCTACCATTTCTACCATCACAAAACGGCCGGCCCGAACGGGGGCAGCAACGGGGTCGGAGCGGGGCCGGGCTCTGCCAGCGCCAGCCATCACGGtaccggtggcggcggtggtgtcTCCAAGGGCAGTGGGAGAGCTGGGACAGGGCACGAACCTGCGTCATCGTCCGGCATGCCACGACCGTCGGCAGTGTCGGGCAGTAACGGGGGCGCCGGCaatggtggcggcggcagcggacAGCGGGTAAAGTGTAAGGATCCAATACGCGTCGGTTTCTATGAAATCGAGAAAACGATCGGCAAGGGCAACTTTGCCGTGGTTAAGCTGGCACGCCATCGAATTACCAAAAATGAG GTAGCAATTAAAATTATCGACAAATCCCAGCTGGATCCGGGCAACTTGCAGAAGGTTTATCGTGAGGTTGAAATTATGAAGCGCTTAGACCACCCGCACGTCATCAAGCTGTACCAG gTTATGGAGACCCAGAGCATGATTTACATAGTCTCGGAGTATGCTAGTCAGGGTGAAATTTTCG ATTACATCGCAAAGTACGGACGACTTAATGAACGTGCTGCTAGGAATAAGTTTTGGCAGATCTTATCCGCCGTAGAATACTGTCACAATAAGGGCATAGTACACAGAGATCTTAAG GCTGAGAATCTATTGCTAGATTCCAAGATGGACATCAAAATAGCGGACTTTGGGTTTTCCaacttttacaaaaagggcgaacTGCTGGCCACCTGGTGCGGTTCGCCACCGTACGCCGCGCCGGAGGTGTTCGAGGGCAAGCGGTACACTGGGCCGGAGATTGACATATGG TCCCTGGGCGTTGTGCTGTACGTGCTGGTGTGCGGAGCGCTACCGTTCGATGGATCATCGCTTCAATCGCTGCGGGATCGTGTGCTGTCCGGCCGTTTTCGGATTCCATTTTTCATGAGCTCCG ATTGTGAATCGCTCATCCGTAAGATGCTGGTGCTGGATCCGTCACGCCGGTTCTCGATCGACCAGATCAAGCGGCACCGCTGGATGATGGTGGAAATCATCGACACGCCGAAGATTAGCAGCATCGTCATCAATGGGAGTGTGAGTGAAGTGAGCGCCCTCGAAACGGAACCGAACGAGCAGATACtgaaaattatgcaaaaccTGGGCATCGACATTCTCAAGACGAGGGAAAGCTTAAAG CTTCACAGCTACGATCACTACACCGCATTCTATTTGCTGCTACTGGAAAGACTGAAGAGCCGCACAGTATCGCACGAGAACGCCACCACCGTCGCCGGTTGCATCGGTGGCGGCAAGTCGGGCATGCACGAGTCGCAGCGCCGCCGTCCAAGCAACGTGGCCGAACAGGCAATGCGCAAGCTCGCCATCAGTGCGCAGCACAA GAGCGACCAGCCGAGTTCGTCGCCTAAGCATCAGCAAGTCTCGTCCGGTTTGAACAATCACAGCTCGGAAACGCTGCACGGGCTGCTGTCGGCGGCACAGCAGGTCGGTTCGGGCGTGTCCCCCGCGCTGCCCGCGATGGCCCCCGgcatgatgctgctgcgcGATACGAGCATCCGCGAGCAGCAGCCGGTGCTGAAGGACAGCTCGTACTTCCGGGGCGTATCGTACACCTCCAGCTCGGGCTTTACCGATGCGTCGCTGTACCAGCTGGCGTCGTTGCGCGAGCGCGACTGCAGCTCCACATATCTGACCGGCACGGTCGGGCTGCTGCCGTCGTCGCTTTCCTCGAACGTGGCGGGCACGctggcagcggcggcagctgGGGCGTCCTCGTCCAGCGCACGGGAGAGCAACTCCATTGTGCTGCGCGAATCGGGCATCCTGTCTAGCCGCATCTCCTCGAGCCGGCTCTTGTCCAGCAACATCGACAAGCGCATTCTGCAGCAAAGCACGGAAGATTGTCGGCGGCTACTGCAGCAG GCACGTCCCGTATCGATGGGTGAATCGAATCGGTATACGAAACCACCGTCCCATTCGCCGGTGAACAGCGATCTCCACCAGACGGCTTCGCCGCAGCCGCCCTCCCAGTCGTCGCCGGCCCAGTCGTCCGCGGTGCCCCAGTCCCAGCGCTACTCGGACCCGCTGAATGGGTTCAGCAAGGACTACCTTACCAGCGCGTCATCGAACGCCGAAACGTCGATCACGGTGCCACCGTTCAAGGACTACCTGAACAACATGCAAACCTACTCGTACCTACAGCACTACGAGCCCAACCTGACCGTGGCGAGCTCGGTAGCGAGTGGCCATACACCACCGCCGGCGACGTCCATTACGGCGCAGTACAGCTCCAGCACGGACGAAGGGTGTGAAACCGATCTGGGAG ACGAGGACGTACAGCAGTCGATCGACAAGTCCATTCAGCGGCTCAACTCGTTCGCCAGCTCCAGCTCGTCCAGCGGTGTCGTCACCAACATCCATCCGAAGAGCCTGAGCCAAAACCTAAGCTGCGACTCGTCGCGCAGCAACTTCTCCACCTTCGAAAGCTTGGATCTCAACCTGTCCGACTGTGCGGAGCTGGCGGGCAGCCTGCCGTCCTGCACCGCCACGACGGAAGCGTACGAAAGTGTGGCCAAAGATGAAG CAACGTTCCGTGCCGTCACTAGTGCGGCGTGCATCAATCAGCCGCAGTGCGTGTACGCCATGTCGGACAAGGTGGTCAGCTCGTTCCTGCGCGCCAACACGGTGTACCAGGACGTGCACAATGGGGACCATCGCAGTATTACCCGGTCGCCGGTCGATTTTCG CGAGGGCCGCCGGGCGAGCGACGGGCTCGTGACGCAGGGGCTGGTGCACGCGTCGGACCACCCGCTCAACTCGCCGGTCGCGTTCAACAGCCAGCGGCTGAACGAGACGTGCAAGGCGAAGGGCGTGCTCGAGCTGCACCTGCTGCAGAAGGAGGCGGCCCAGCTGAAGGTGAAGTATCAGGCGAACGTGCCGCAGGACGAGATCAACGTGCGCCAGCTGCAGCACAGCCAGTTCCGGGTGAACCCGCTGGacgggctgctgctgaagcCGCTGTCCGGCTCGGCGCACGGTAGCGCGTGCCTCGATCCGGCCAGCGGTGGCACCGCCACCGGCTACTACAACAAGGTGGCCGACTACGTGGCCCTGTCGCTCGGCGTGAAGGGTGGGTGTGCGGGGTCGGCCGGCGGGCAGCCCGAGCCGGCGCTCGGGAAGCTCGAGGCGGAGCAGCTGTTGCTGCGGGCTGGCGTCGCCCGCTCGGACCAGCTAAGTGCTGCCGCGgtacagcagctgcagcagaagccgccgctccagcagcagctgatgcagcaccggctgctgcagcagaagCGCCAGATCCTGCAGAAGCAGGGCGCGATGGAGGCGGGCCTGAGCCGCCGGCAGATGCTGCGGCAGCACAGCTACAAGATCGCGCAGCAGACGCAAAtcctgccgccgctgccgtaCGGCGAGATGGGCGAGCCGGGGGACGGGCCGGCCGGCGGGTATCCGACCCTGCAGTCCGTCCGCGAGACGGCCATCCTCGAGACGGAACCGGGCCAAACGCTCAAGGAGCAGCTCGAGCTGTACACGCACCTGCAAGCGCACCATTCGCATATGcatcaccagcaacagcaacatcagcagcagcagcacgggctTGGGGCAGGATCCCACCTGGGAGCGGACCGGGGAGCGCTTTGCTCCTGGAACACGCTGCCGAGCTCGATGAAGACGTGCCAGATCAGTGATGGAGCCCCGGCAACCGACAGCCCGTGGAATGTAGCCGCCCTCTACCATCAG AATGTACCGCCGGCCGGGCCGCTGTATTCGCCGTCGCACTGGATCACGCCACACACGTCCTCGATCCAGCACTCGATGCAGCTACCACTAAGCGAAAGCCCCATACCGGAGCTGGCCGAACAGATGGAGTCCATTTGA
- the LOC120897146 gene encoding surfeit locus protein 6 homolog gives MGKKATTELQTRLQAINDEMEFYMELFNIPEAKKDEDEDDSEYLLDSVEKPKKPLMKKTDDTEEDRTHQNIVKQNKIVSKHLGRKSSTDPHKVERKKLKKEKQMKKKLKNISMMAIKQEKERSKLIEHKPLVVKQEKKAGPIFNAEGKIVFSKVQLDESDVKKKGIETDTRKLLKKVLDNKKQLAELKESGDIEKYAEIKKKQAWEKAMAKTSGQKVRDDPELLTKKLVQRKKQIKKSKEQWKERAQKIEHQQKQRQKERTANIKERAQKKKNTKLKKMAKKGRVIPGF, from the exons ATGGGTAAGAAAGCGACTACCGAACTGCAAACCCGTCTGCAAGCGATAAACGATGAAATGGAGTTTTATATGGAGCTGTTCAACATACCGGAAGCCAAGAAAG ATGAAGATGAGGATGACTCTgaatatctgctcgattcagTGGAGAAACCGAAAAAACCACTCATGAAAAAGACGGATGATACCGAAGAGGACAGGACGCACCAGAACAtagtgaagcaaaacaaaatcgtatCAAAGCACTTGGGACGCAAATCAAGCACAGACCCGCACAAAGTCGAGCGCAAGAAGCTGAAGAAGGAGAAACAGATGAAGAAAAAGCTGAAAAACATCAGCATGATGGCGATCAAGCAGGAAAAGGAAAGGAGCAAACTGATCGAACATAAGCCGCTGGTCGTGAAGCAGGAAAAGAAAGCGGGGCCGATTTTCAACGCGGAGGGCAAAATAGTGTTCTCCAAGGTACAGCTTGATGAGAGCGATGTAAAGAAAAAGG GAATTGAAACAGACACCAGGAAACTGCTGAAGAAGGTCCTGGATAACAAAAAGCAGCTTGCGGAGCTGAAGGAATCGGGCGATATTGAAAAGTATGCAGAAATTAAGAAGAAACAGGCGTGGGAGAAGGCAATGGCCAAAACGTCGGGTCAGAAG GTCCGCGACGATCCGGAACTGCTCACGAAAAAACTGGTCCAACGCAAGAAGCAGATTAAGAAATCAAAGGAACAGTGGAAGGAACGGGCACAAAAGATCGAACACCAGCAGAAACAGCGACAGAAGGAGCGTACGGCCAACATTAAGGAGCGCGCtcagaagaaaaagaacaccAAGCTGAAGAAGATGGCCAAGAAGGGACGAGTAATTCCTGGATTCTAG
- the LOC120897145 gene encoding TNF receptor-associated factor 3, with protein sequence MSRPVKREVSAEENCLQSAAKADDGVLEARYECPICYCWLNEPILTKCGHRFCRKCITDWLNEKNSNCPLDNEPLDIKCDIFPDNCTRREISQIKKPCPNSMRGCGEQLSPTDIDTHLRQCPFAMSRQSQPCPFARVKCKFVAPDEAAMSAHIASDCQQHLQLLLETYTGSNDRYKFWDPPAKNSVPEMSTNELVRSMYERIVILEQEVHILGIKLSKQEIQLTKINQEVDPRYSGGVLLWKLDDFSNKIESMVANSNCMFYSSEAYTSSHGYKFCARINVSPRTKDSIGLHVHLMQSENDYHLEWPFKGRIKITLLNVRSPELSQHDTIMSKPEILAFHRPNQDISPRGFGFLEFAKIKDILAKFADNNTVVIKIQMNIV encoded by the exons AGTGCCGCTAAAGCTGACGATGGCGTCCTTGAAGCGCGGTATGAGTGCCCCATCTGCTACTGCTGGCTGAACGAGCCCATCCTCACGAAATGTGGCCATCGGTTCTGTCGGAAGTGCATTACGGATTGGTTGAA TGAGAAAAACTCCAACTGCCCGCTGGACAACGAGCCGCTCGACATCAAGTGTGACATTTTTCCGGACAACTGCACGCGCCGTGAGATATCGCAAATCAAAAAGCCGTGCCCGAACTCGATGCGTGGCTGCGGCGAGCAGCTTTCACCCACCGACATCGATACCCATCTGCGGCAGTGTCCGTTCGCCATGTCCCGGCAAAGTCAACCGTGCCCGTTTGCCCGGGTAAAGTGCAAGTTTGTTGCTCCGGATGAAGCTGCGATGAGCGCCCACATTGCATCAGACTGTCAGCAGCACTTACAG CTACTGCTCGAGACGTACACGGGAAGCAACGATCGCTATAAATTTTGGGATCCACCGGCCAAAAACAGTGTGCCGGAGATGAGCACCAACGAGCTGGTTCGCTCGATGTACGAACGCATCGTCATACTGGAGCAGGAGGTACACATACTCGGCATCAAGCTGTCGAAGCAGGAGATTCAGCTGACCAAAATCAACCAGGAGGTCGATCCGCGGTACAGCGGGGGCGTGCTGCTCTGGAAACTGGACGATTTCTCGAACAAAATCGAGTCGATGGTAGCAAACAGTAACTGTATGTTTTACAGCAGCGAAGCGTACACCTCGTCGCACGGGTACAAGTTTTGCGCCCGCATCAACGTGTCGCCACGCACGAAGGATTCGATCGGGCTGCACGTCCATCTGATGCAGTCGGAGAACGATTACCATCTCGAGTGGCCGTTCAAGGGACGCATCAAGATAACGCTGCTGAACGTACGGTCGCCGGAACTGTCGCAGCACGACACGATCATGTCGAAGCCGGAGATACTTGCGTTCCACCGCCCAAACCAGGACATCAGTCCGCGCGGGTTTGGGTTTTTGGAGTTTGCCAAAATTAAGGACATTTTGGCCAAATTTGCCGACAATAATACGGTGGTGATCAAGATACAGATGAACATTGTGTAG